A genomic region of Nerophis lumbriciformis linkage group LG28, RoL_Nlum_v2.1, whole genome shotgun sequence contains the following coding sequences:
- the LOC133570597 gene encoding uncharacterized protein: MDHMMSHSSDHSDHIQKPLESKNDSKGDTRHHTNNKHFDCSECGKSFRHKGHFTVHMRIHTGEKPFTCSVCKKSFSTKPNMTTHMRTHTGEKPFTCSVCKKSFSTKPHLTTHMRTHTGEKPFTCSVCKKSFSTKPHLTRHMRTHTGEKPFTCSVCKKSFSTKPHMTTHMRTHTREKPFTCSVCKKSFATKQCMTRHIRTHSGEKPFTCSVCKKSFSSKRNMTTHMRTHTGEKHFARSACAKRFYSKNDLILHMRTHTGEKPFTCSVCKKSFSSKHHMATHMRTHTGENPFSCSACVKRFRFKRQVSKHKCVTVMEAAGM; encoded by the coding sequence atggaccacatgatgtcacactcttctgatcacagtgaccacatccaaaaacctttggagagtaaaaatgactctaaaggtgatacgagacatcacactaacaacaaacactttgactgctctgaatgtgggaaatcatttagacacAAGGGTCattttacagtacacatgagaatacatactggagagaaaccttttacttgctctgtttgtaagaagagtttctccacaaaacctaacatgaccacacacatgagaacacacactggagagaaaccttttacttgctctgtttgtaagaagagtttctccacaaagccacacttgaccacacacatgagaacacacactggagagaaaccttttacttgctctgtttgtaagaagagtttctccacaaagccaCACTTGACCAGacatatgagaacacacactggagagaaaccttttacttgctctgtttgtaagaagagtttctccacaaagccacacatgaccacacacatgagaacacacactagagagaaaccttttacttgctctgtttgtaagaagagtttcgcCACAAAACAATGCATGACCAGACACATAAGAACACAttctggagagaaaccttttacttgctctgtttgtaagaagagtttctccagtaaGCGAaatatgaccacacacatgagaacacatactggagagaaacattttgctcgctcagcttgtgctaaaagattctacTCAAAGAATGacttgatattacacatgagaacacatactggagagaaaccttttacttgctctgtttgtaagaagagtttctccagcaagCATCACAtggccacacacatgagaacacacactggagagaacccGTTTAGTTGCTCTGCGTGTGTTAAAAGGTTCAGGTTTAAGAGGCAGGtgagtaaacacaagtgtgtaacagtcatggaagctgcagggatgtaa